Genomic DNA from Clostridium sp. BJN0013:
TAGCATTAAGTTTATTTATTGTATAAAGTTTTAAAGCCAACACAATACTTATTATCCTGTTGCAGCCGCACTTTAAAACATGATTACTTGATAAATTATAAAAATTTATAATCACATATAATCTTATTTCAAAAAGTCACCAAATATCTACCTCAAATTTGTAACAATCTATCCCTGTTTTTGTTTATGTCTGGGATTTTCACAGATAACCATTACTTTCCCTTTTCTTTTTATAATCTTACATTTTTCACATATAGGCTTAACTGACGGCCTCACTTTCATAGCTAACCCTCCTTAAAATTACTTTGCTCTCCAGGTTATTCTCCCACGGGTTAAATCATAAGGAGAAAGTTCTACTGTAACTTTATCACCTGGTAATATCCTTATAAAATTCATTCTTAATTTGCCAGATATATGTGCTAATATTTTATGTCCGCTTTCTAATTCTACTTCAAACATTGCATTAGGTAAAGCTTCTAAAACTGTACCTTGCATTTCAATAACGTCGTCTTTTGACATAAGGTAATCAAACCTCCTTATTATTGTTGGCTATAAAAACTTAATTAACCTAAATTTAATACTAACCAACAGCACATTAACACTTTAATTAAAGTCAATATTTTAGATTAAAGTTAATATTTCCGGACCATTTTCCAAAATAGCAACAGTATTTTCATAATGAACTGATAAACTTCCGTCCACAGTAACAACAGTCCAATTATTAGATTGTATGGTCACATTATATTTTCCCATATTCACCATAGGTTCTATAGCCAATGCCATGCCTTTCACAAGTTTAGGACCTCTCCCAGGTTTCCCATAGTTGGGTATTTCAGGATACTCATGCATATTACTACCAATACCATGACCCACATAATCCCTAACCACAGAAAAACCAAAACTTTCTACATACTCTTGAACAGCAGCAGATATATCAGTTAATCTATTTCCTAGTACCGCTTTTTCAATACCTTTAAAAAAGCTTTCTTTTGTTATTTCAATTAACTTTTCTGCTTCATGGGAAATTTTACCAACTGCAAAAGTTCTCGCTGCATCTCCATGATATCCATCTAGAACAGCTCCACAATCTATACTGATTATGTCACCCTCTTTTAAAACTTTATTTTTAGATGGAATGCCATGAACTACTTCTTCATTAACAGAAGTACATATAGAAGCCGGAAATCCATAATACCCTTTAAATGATGGTTTTGCATTATGTTTTGTTATATACTTCTCTGCAATTCTGTCCAATTCTTTAGTAGTTATTCCTGGCTTCACTGCATTTTTAATTTTCAACAGTGTTTCACCTACAAGCCTACCTGCACGTCTCATAAGCTCAATTTCCCTATCTGTTTTAATTATTATCATTTACAAACAGCTCCTAAAACACTTTTCACTCTTTGAAAAACCTGATTTATTTCTCCATTACCATCTATCGTTGAAATTACCTCCTGCTTTTTATAATAATTAATTAAAGGTTCCGTTTGTTTTTCATATACATCCAATCTATCCTTCACAGTAGATTCTGTATCATCTTTTCTCTGTATAATGTCATTATTACATATATCACACTTATCTTTTAGCTTAGGAGGATTAAACTTTACATGATAACTTGCACCACAAGATGGGCAGATTCTTCTACCTGTCATTCTTTCAAAAATCAACTCTTTAGGAACATCTATAAGTAAAACCACATCTATCTTATTATTATCCACATTCAAAAATAAATCTAAAGCTTCAGCTTGATACACAGTCCTTGGAAATCCATCCAATAAAAATCCATTTTTACAATCATCCATACTCAATCTATCTTTAACTATATTTATAGTAACTTCATCAGGTACTAGCTGACCTTTATCTAAATACTTTTTAGCTTCAACTCCAAGAGGAGTATTATCTGAAATATTTTTTCTAAAAATATCCCCTGTAGATATATGAGGTATGGAATACTCTTCACTGATAAATTTAGCTTGAGTTCCTTTCCCTGCCCCTGGAGGACCTAATAAAATTATTTTCATCTGTACCACATCCCAAATATACTTTTTTAATTCAAAAATCCACGATAATGACGTACCAGTAACTGTGATTGTAATTGTCTTACCGTTTCAATAGCAACATTTACTATAATAAGCAATCCCGTTCCACCAAAATATATACCTTTAAAATTAGTATACGTTTCTGCTAATATAGGGGATATTGCTATTATTCCCGCAAAAGCTCCTCCTAAAACTGCTACTCGTGCTAAAACTCGTTCTATATATATAGCTGTAGGTTCTCCTGGTCTTATTCCTGGAATAAATCCAGAGGACTTATTCATATTTTCAGCCATTTCTTCTGGCTTGAGGGTTACCTCTGTATAAAACCATGTAAAAAAAATCGTCAGCAGAAAATAAAGCACAGGATATTGCCAATTACTTTCCTTAAATGGACTAAATGAACTTGCTGTTACAAATTGAGTAAAAGCAGAATTGGGCCAAAATCCACCTATGGTCATTGGAAATTGCATAACAGATATAGCAAATATGATTCCAATAACAGCTGCACCATTTACATTAATAGGAATATGTGTTGATTGCCCTTTATACATTCTTCCTGCATTAGTCTTACCCGCATACTGTATAGGAATCCTACGTTCTGATAAACTCATAACCACTACTGCTACAAATAATAAGATTATCACCACCATAAATCCTATTGTCTCTACAAAATTAACTATTTCCACTTCCTGAAGTTTCAACATCCCTGATACTGCAGATGGAAATCTAGAGATAATATTTACAAATATTATAAGAGAAATTCCATTGCCTATACCGTGTTCTGTAATTTTATCGCCAAGCCACATAAGAAAAGTTGACGCTGTAGTTACTGTAAATACTATCATAAATATACTTAATTTATTCCCCGGATCTACAAGAGCACCTGCTCTGCTTATTATAGCATATATACTAAATCCCTGAATCACTCCAAGAGGGATTGATGCATATCTAGTATATTCTTGTATTTTTTTTCTTCCCTCTTCTCCTTCTTTAGATAATTGCTCTAAACGAGGCACTGCAACATTAAGAAGTTGCATTATAATAGAGGAATTAATAAATGGAATAACTCCCATAGCAAATATACTAAATCTACTAAATGCACCTCCTGATAAGAGATCATAAAATCCTAACAATGAGCCACTACCAGTTAATTCTGTTAACTTGGAAGTGTCTATCCCTGGAACAGCAATAAAATTTCCTACTCTAAAAATTATTACCATAAATAGTGTAAATAGTATTCTTTTCCTTAATTCCGGAACTTTCCAAGCATCACGCAAAGTTGATAGCATATTATATCACCTCTACTTTTCCTCCAGCCGCTTCTATTTTTTGTGCTGCAGCTTTTGTAAATTTAACTGCCTTTACTGTAAGTTTTTTTTGCAATTCACCATTTCCAAGTATTTTTAAACCGTCTTTAGATTTCCTAATCATTCTTTTCTCTAGCAACAGTTCTGGTGTAATTTCTGTTCCATCTTCAAATATATTTAATCTCTCAACATTTAATTCAGAATATTGTTTTGCAAATATATTAGTGAATCCTCTTTTAGGAACTCTTCTATAAAGTGGCATTTGTCCGCCTTCAAAGCCTATTCTTACTCCACCGCCAGCTCTAGCTTTTTGTCCCTTTTCACCTTTTCCAGCATTTCTTCCAAGTCCTGAACCAGTACCTCTACCAACTCTTTTACGTGACTTTCTCGATCCTTCTGCCGGTTTTAATTCATGAAGTTTCATATTTAATTTACACCTCCTTTACTATACTTCTTCTACTTCTAAAAGATAGCTAACTTTTTTAATCATGCCTTTTATTTGAGGGTTATCCTCATGTTCTACAACTTTTCCTATCTTTTTTAGTCCTAGAGCATTAACAGTGGCAATATGATCCTTTTTTCTTCCTATTAAACTTTTTTTTAAAGTTATCTTAAGTCTAGCCAAAGCTATTCCCTCCTAACCTAAAATCTCTTCGACAGTTTTACCTCTAAGACTAGCTATATGTTCTGCTGTCTTTAGCTTTGACAAACCATCAATAGTAGCATTTACCATATTTCTTGGATTATTAGAACCAACAGATTTTGCTCTAACGTCTTTTAATCCTGAAAGTTCAAGAACTGCTCTTGAAGGGCCCCCTGCTATAATTCCTGTTCCTTCACTAGCTGTCATTATAAATACTTTTCCTGTTCCAAATTGGCCAGTTATATTATGTGGCACTGTAGTACCAACTATTGGAACTTCAATCAAATTTTTCTTTGCATCTTCTATTCCTTTTCTAATTGCCTCAGGTATTTCTATAGACTTTCCAGTTCCTACACCTACATGGCCATTTTCATCTCCCACTACAACTAGGGCACTGAATCTAAAATTTCTACCACCTTTAACAACCTTAGCAACTCTGTTTATGAATACAACTTTTTCTTTAAGATTTAAAGTGCTAGGATCGATTCTCATTTATTTCCCTCCTTATTTAGAATTGTAATCCACCTTCTCTTGCTCCTTCTGCAAGATTTTGTACTCTTCCATGATATATATATCCACCTCTATCAAAAACTACTTCTTTAATTCCTTTCTCGATAGCCTTATTAGCTATCATTTTACCAACAACTTTTGCTGCTTCTTTATTACTTCCATTACCTTTAAAATCTTTATCTATACTTGAAGCAGAAACCAGAGTTGTTCCTTTTATATCATCTATTATTTGAGCATATATATTTTTTTCACTTCTATATACTGAAAGTCGTGGTACCTCACTGGTTCCAAAAATTTTTTTACGAACTCTTAGATGACGTTTTTCCCTCAGTTTTTTCTTATCATATTTTTTAAACATGAAACTCACTCCTTTCTACTACTTCTTACCTGTTTTACCTTCTTTACGTCTTATAACTTCATTATCATATTTAATTCCTTTTCCCTTATAAGGTTCAGGTTTTCTCCAGGATCTTATATCCGCCGCAACATTTCCAACTAACTCTTTATCAATACCTTTCACTACAATCTTTGTAGCAGCTGGTGTTTCAAAAGTCACTCCCTCAACTGCTTCTATTTCAACAGGATGTGAAAATCCTAAATTTAAAACTAATTTTCTCCCCTGCAATTGGGCTCTATATCCTACACCTATCAATTCTAATGTTTTTGAATATCCTTCAGTTACACCCACAATCATATTATTTATCAATGCTCTAGTTAACCCATGAAGGGATCTAGATTTCTTTTCATCATTATTTCTTGTAACTACTACTGAATTATTTTCAACAGCAATATTAATATCTTTTGCCATAGCTTTCACAAGTTGGCCTTTAGCTCCTTTTACAGTAACCACATTATCTGGTGTTACTGTAAAATCCACACCACTTGGAATAGCTATTGGAAGTTTTCCTATTCTTGACATAATTACACCTCCTGTACTCCTTGTTTAGCAATAAATATTATTCATATTTTTACAAATTTTGTATTATACCTAAAACTACCATATGTAGCAAAGTACTTCTCCGCCCACTCCTAATTTTCTTGCTTCTCTATCTGTAATAATTCCCTTAGAAGTGGATATTATTGCAACTCCCAACCCATTTAAAACTTTAGGAATTTCTTCTTTTCTACAATAAACTCTTAACCCAGGTTTAGATATCCTCTTAAGTCCAGTTATAACTCTTTCTTTATTTTTACCATATTTCATTGAAAGTCTTATCATATTAACAGAACCATCTGCATATTCCTCTAAATTTTTTATATACCCTTCCTGAAGCATTATGTTTAATACTGCCTTTTTAATAGTTGAAGAAGGTACTTCCACTATTTCATGTCTAACAACATTGGCATTTCTTATACGTGTAAGTAAATCTGCTATAGGATCAGTCATTACCATTGATTGTGCCTCCTTTCATCAATAACTAATAATTACCAACTTGCTTTTTTACAGCCTGGTATTTCACCTTTATATGCTAATTCTCTGAAACATATACGACATATACCATACTTTTTTAATACAGCATGAGGTCTTCCGCATATTCTACATCTTGTATAGGCTTTAGTCGCATACTTAGGCTTTTTTTTCCATTTTTCTATTAAAGCTTTACGTGCCACATTTCTCCCTCCTTATTTTTGAGCAAATGGCATTCCAAATAATCTCAATAATTCTTTTGCTTCCTCATCAGTATTGGCAGTAGTAACAAAAACTATATCCATACCTCTAACTTTGTCTATTTTATCATATTCTATTTCTGGAAATATTAATTGTTCTTTAATTCCTAATGAATAATTTCCTCTACCATCAAAGGATTTATCAGATACTCCAGAAAAATCTCTAACTCTTGGTAATGCAACATTCATTAGTTTATCTGCAAACTCATACATATATTGCTTTCTTAAAGTAACTTTACATCCTATAGCCATATTTTCCCTTAATTTAAAATTCGCTATAGATTTCTTTGCCCTGGTGAGCACTGGTTTCTGTCCTGTAATTATAGTTAAATCATTAACTGCTGATTCTAAGACTTTTGGATTATCTTTAGCTTCTCCCACACCCATATTTATAACTATTTTCTCAAGCTTTGGTGCCTGCATTATATTTTTATAGCCAAACTTCTCCATTAATGCTGGAACTACTTCTTTTTTATATTTTTCCTGTAACCTTAAACTCATACTTTGGGCCTCCTTTCAAAGATTTATAGTGTTTCTCCGCACTTTTTACATACTCTAACTTTTGTTCCGTCTTCTAGTATTTTATTACTTATTCTGGTTACGTTTTTGCATTTTTCACAATATAGCATTACTTTTGAACTATATATAGGAGCTTCCTTACGGATTATACCACCTTCCATATTTTGCCTGTTAGGCTTTTGATGCTTTGAAACTATATTAATACCACTAACAAGAACTTTACTTGCTTTAGGCATTACAGCTAAAACTTCACCTGTTTTCCCTTTATCTTTTCCAGAAATAACCATTACCGTATCTTTTCTTCTAACATGTACTTTTGCCATCGTAGCCACCTCCTTACTTTATAAAACTTCAGGTGCTAATGATAATATTTTTGTAAAATCTTTATCCCTTAGCTCTCTTGCAACCGGTCCAAAGATACGAGTTCCTCTCGGTTGTTTATCTTCTTTTATTATAACAGCAGCATTCTCATCAAATTTTATATATGAACCATCTGTTCTTCTTAGACCTCTGGCAGATCTAACTATAACAGCTTTAACAACTTCTCCTTTTTTAACAACACCGCCTGGTGTTGCACTTTTAACGCTAGCAACTATTATATCACCAATGTTTCCCCATTTTCTTTTGGATCCACCTAAAACTCTTATACACATAATTTCTTTGGCTCCAGAATTATCTGCAACCTTCAATAATGTCTGTTGCTGAATCATTAAAAACACCCTCCTTTCAGCTATACTATTTAGCTTTTTCTACTATTTCTACAAGCCTCCATCTTTTATCTTTTGATAAAGGTCTAGTTTCCATTATTAATACTTTATCATTATTTCTTGCCTCATTATTTTCGTCATGAGCTTTAAATTTACTAGTCTTCTTAATTATTTTTCCATATAATGGATGGCGAACTTTATTCTCAACTGCCACCACTATAGTCTTATCCATTTTATCAGAAGTAACTGTTCCTATTCTAGTTTTTCTATATCCTCTTTCCACGAATAAACCTCCTTTCAACCTATTGTTCAAACGCCCTTAGCTCTTTTTCTCTAAGGATGGTCTTAATTTGGGCTATAGATTTTTTAACTTCCCTTATTCTCATAGGATTCTCCAATTGACCTGTTGCCAATTGAAACCTTAAATTAAATAATTCTGATTTAAGATCCTGTACCTTTTCCTGTAAGTCTTGAGGGCTACTGCCTTGTCTTAGTTCCTGTAATTCTCTAGCCTTCATCGCTTTCACCACCCACTTCTTCAAAATCTCTCTTTGTCACGAATTTAGTCTTTATAGGTAATTTGTGTGATGCAAGTCTCATTGCTTCTCTGGCTGTCTCCTCTGGAACACCTGATAACTCAAACAATATTCTGCCTGGTTTAACAACTGCTACCCAATATTCTGGTGAACCTTTACCAGAACCCATACGTGTTTCTGCAGGTTTTTCTGTAACGGGTTTATCAGGAAAAATCTTTATCCAAAGTTTTCCTCCTCTTTTAATATATCTATTTATAGCTATTCTAGCTGATTCTATCTGATTATTTGTTATCCATGCACATTCCGTAGCCTGTATAGCGTAATCTCCATATGCTATAAAATTACCCCTTGTAGCCTTGCCTTTCATTCTACCACGCTGTACCTTACGATGCTTAACTTTCTTAGGCATTAACATATGTTATTCCTCCTTCCCTATGCTTTAGCTTCTTCCTTATTTTCAATAGGTTTTTTAGCAGGAAGCACTTCTCCTTTATATACCCATACCTTTACTCCTATTTTACCGTATGTAGTATCTGCTTCTGCAAACCCATAATCTATATCGGCTCTTAAAGTCTGTAATGGAATTGTTCCTTCATGATAGGATTCTGATCTTGCTATTTCAGCACCACCAAGTCTTCCTGAACATGTAGTTTTAACTCCTTTAACCCCGGATTTCATTGCCCTTTGTATTGTCTGCTTCATTGCTCTTCTAAAAGAAATTCTTTTTTCAAGCTGCAATGCTATATTTTCTGCCATAAGTTGAGCATCAGCTTCTGCTACCTTTACCTCAACTATATTTATAAGTATAACTTTTTCTGGAACTATCTTTTTCAATTCCGTCTTTAAGGCTTCAATTCCCTGACCGCCCTTTCCTATTACCATTCCAGGCTTAGCTGTAAATATATTTAACTTAATTCTCTTAGCTGCTCTCTCAATTTGAATTTTTGAAATTCCAGCCATGGCACCTTTTTTCTTTACAAACTTTCTAATTTTATTATCTTCAACTAGATTATCTGCGAAACTTTTTTTATCTGCATACCATTTGGCATCCCATTCTTTAATTATGCCAACCCTTAAGCCGTGCGGATGTACTTTTTGTCCCATCTGTTTCCCTCCTTCTTACTCTCTTTCCTTAACTACCAAAGTTATATGACTACTTCTTTTATTAATTCTAAAAGCCCTTCCCTGAGCATGCGGTTGAAATCTCTTTAATGTTGGACCTTCACAAGCATACGCTTCTGAAATATATAAAACATCTCTATTTAAATCTAAATTATTCTCTGCATTAGCAACTGCTGATTTTAAAAGTTTATTAACTACTACAGCTGCATCTTTTGGAGTATATCTTAATATGGCAAAAGCTTCATTCACATTTTTACCTCTTACCAAATTAAGTACAACTCCTACTTTCATTGAGGACATTCTCACATATTTAGCTATAGCCTTAGCTTCCATCTTACCTAATCCCTCCTTTCCAATTACCTAGAAACACGAGTTGTTTTTTCAGTTCTATCAACGTGTCCCCTGTATGTTCTGGTTAACGCAAACTCTCCCAATTTATGCCCTACCATATCTTCTGATATATATACAGGAACATGTTTTCTCCCATCATGTACTGCTATAGTATGACCTATCATCTGAGGAAATATAGTTGAACTTCGTGACCAAGTTTTTATAACTTTTTTCTCGCCTTTTTTATTTAATTCATTTATTTTTTTTAAAAGTGATTCCTGGACATAGGGTCCTTTTTTTATTGATCTGCTCACTTTTTAGCCTCCCTTCATACAATTTATCTAAATAAAAAACTTTTTTTAAATCCATATAATAAAAATTTATCATATCCTACAAATTCAACCTTTTTATTTAAATCAACGAAGAGAATATATATTCTCTTCAAATTATTTTCTATTTCTTCTTTTAATTATAAATTTATCTGAATATTTCTTATTTTTTCTAGTCTTCAATCCTAATGCCGGTTTGCCCCATGGAGTAAGAGGTCCTGGGTGTCCTACCGGTGACTTTCCTTCTCCACCACCGTGCGGATGATCATTAGGGTTCATTACAGAACCTCTAACTGTAGGCCTTATTCCCATATGTCTCTTTCTACCTGCTTTACCTATGTTAATTATTTCATGTGTTAAATTTGAAACTGTACCTATTGTTGCCCTACATTCTATTCTTACATACCTTACCTCACCACTTGGAAGCCTTAAAGTAGCATACTTTCCCTCTTTAGCCATAAGCTGTGCTGAAGTACCTGCTGATCTTACAAGCTGTGCTCCTTTCCCTGCCTGCAATTCTATGTTGTGAATTGTTGTACCTACAGGTATGTTAACAATTGGAAGACAATTTCCTACCTTTATATCTGAATCTGCACCTGATACTATTACATCTCCAACTTTTAATCCAACTGGAGCTATTATATATCTTTTTTCACCATCTGCATAAGTCACAAGAGCTATGAATGCCGACCTATTAGGATCATATTCTATAGTTGATACCTTAGCTGGTATTCCATCTTTATTTCTTTTGAAATCTATTAATCTATATTTCCGTTTTGCCCCGCCACCTATATGACGAACTGTTATTTTACCGTGAGCATTTCTACCACCACTTCTTTTTAATGCCACAAGAAGCGATTTTTCTGGAACATCTGTAGTTATTTCCTCAAATGTATTTACAGTCATATGTCTTCTTGAAGGTGTGGTAGGTTTAAATCCCTTAACTGCCATAACCGGTATTCCCTCCTTTTTTCGCTTATCTGGATTTCTCCAATAACTGCTTTATCTATTACTTATTGTATTCCTTCAAAAAATTCTATTGTTTTACTTTCTTCTGTAAGTTTAACAACAGCTTTTTTATAATCTGGTCTTTTTCCTATATGGACACCTACTCTTTTTTTCTTTCCCTTATATCTTGATGTATTTACAGTTTCAACAGTTACTCCGAAAACATCTTCAACAGCTCTCTTTATCATCGATTTATTAGCACGTATATCAACTATAAAGGTGTATTTTTTTTCATTCATAGCGCCCATGCTTTTTTCCGTTATAACAGGCCTTCTTATGATATCATAATTAGTATATTTCATTATGCATACACCTCCTCAATTTTTGATACAGCATCCTTAGTTATTATAAGCTTTTCAAATTTTAATAAGTCATATACATTTAAGTTATTAACCGGAATTACCGATACTCCCTGTATATTTCTTGCTGACTTATATACATTTTGATTTGATTCTGCTGTAACAATTAATGCTTTTTTAGTTTCAAAAGCATTTAATATTTCTATTATGTCTTTTGTTTTTGGAGCATCCATTTCTAAATTTTCCAACACTATTATCTGATTTTCTTCAACTTTACTTGACAGAGCAGATTTCATAGCTAATCTTCTTGCCGACTTTGGAACTGAAATTCTATAACTTCTAGGCTTTACTGCAAAAACCATACCACCGTGAATCCATTGTGGTGCTCTTATAGAACCCTGTCTTGCTCTACCAGTTCCTTTTTGTCTCCAAGGCTTAATTCCACCTCCGGAAACTTCAGCTCTCGTCTTTGCTGACTGTGTTCCCTGTCTTCTATTGGCAAGTAGCGCCACAACTACTTGATGCATAACATATTGATTTACTTCAACTCCAAATACTTTATCTGACAACTCAAAATCTGTAATTTTTTGACCTTCTTTGTTAAATAATCCTACTATAGGCATTTTGTATCCTCCTTTCTAATGAAATTAAGCTTTAACCGTATCTCTTATTGATACAAAACTTTTGTTAGGGCCTGGTACTCCACCTTTTATCAAAATAATATTTTTTTCAGGAATAACCTTTGCAATCTGTAGATTTAATACAGTAGTATTTTTATTTCCCATATGTCCTGGCATTTTTTTGTTCCTAAAAGTCCTGGATGGATCAGAAGATGCTCCCATTGAACCAACAGCTCTATGAAATTTCGAACCGTGAGACATAGGACCTCTTTGAGCATTCCATCTTCTTATTACCCCCTGAAATCCCTTACCTTTTGAGATTCCAGATACATCGATTCTATCTCCTTCTGAAAAAACATCTGCCTTTATTTCTTGCCCTATTTCATATTCACCTATATTATCAACTTTAAATTCCTTCAAGAATCTTTTTAATGAAACTTCTGACTTTGCAAAATGACCTTTTAATGGTTTGTTAACAAGTTTCTCTCTTATATCACCAAAACCAATTTGTATAGATTTATAACCGTCCTTTTCTTCAGTCTTCTTTTGTACAACTACACAAGGTCCTGCTTCAATTACTGTAACAGGAACTACTCTACCATTTTCATTAAATATCTGGGTCATACCTAATTTTTTACCCAATATGGCTTTTTTCATTTACATACACCTCCTAAACATATTAGCGGATCGTTTAAAATAAACGGTCATAATAGTTAACAATAACAATTTATTATAATTACACTTTTATAATTTTATCTCAATATCAACACCCGCCGGCAAATCAAGTCTCATTAAAGCATCAACAGTTTTTGGGGATGGACTTATTATATCTATAAGTCTTTTATGAGTTCTTATCTCAAATTGTTCTCTTGAATCTTTGTATTTATGTGGAGCTCTTAGAATTGTAACTACATCTTTTTCTGTAGGTAACGGTACAGGTCCTGCTACCTTTGCTCCTGTAGACTTGGCAGTTTCTACTATCTTTTCAGATGATTGATCAAGTATGGTATGATCAAAAGCTTTCAACCTTATTCTTATTTTTTGTTTTGCCATTATTATTTCCCTCCTTTTCATGCACGCTATACTTCTTACGTACAACAGCGGATACATTCTATAAACTGTTCCAGGCGTTTCATACATTTTGATACAAAGAACACCCTATAAAATAACTGTCGCCTGGTTCAAGACCCTGGCATACTCAGTCAAGAATTACCCGGAAGCCCGGCAACCTCTTGCCTCATCGCTGTTATAACCTCACAACTTCTTAAGTATACACTAAATTCTTATTTCTGACAAGTAAAAATTTATACTTTTAAAATAAGCAACATTAGACCACTCAATAATTGGTTAAATTAAGGAAAGAGAAGCCTCTTTCCTTTTCACTAAAATACTACTATCTTAAATTGTCTTAACACACTTATTCAGATACTGTAGTAACAACACCCGAACCAACTGTTCTACCACCTTCTCTTATTGCAAATCTCAATCCTTCATGCATCGCAACAGGTGTTATAAGTTCTACATTCATATCTATATGATCCCCTGGCATTACCATTTCTACTCCCTCTGGTAATGATATTGACCCTGTTACATCTGTTGTTCTAAAATAAAACTGTGGTCTGTATCCATTGAAAAATGGTGTGTGTCTTCCACCTTCTTCTTTCTTCAATACATACACCTGCCCTACAAATTTCTTATGTGGCTTTACTGATCCCGGTTTTGATAATACCTGCCCTCTCTCTATTTCTTCTCTCTGTATCCCTCTTAATAATGCTCCTATGTTGTCTCCTGCCATAGCTTGATCCAGAAGCTTTCTAAACATTTCTACTCCTGTACATACTGTCTTTTTCTTCTCTTCTTTTAATCCTACTATCTCTACTTCGTCCCCTATCTTAAGCACTCCACTCTCTACTCTTCCTGTAGCTACTGTTCCTCTTCCTGTAATTGTGAATACATCTTCTATAGGCATTAAGAATGGCTTATCTATAGGTCTTTCTGGTGTTGGTATATAAGTATCTACTGCTTCCATTAATTCATATATACATTTAGTCGCTTCTGCATCATCTGGATTTTCAATTACCTTTAATGCACTTCCTACTATTATTGGAACATCATCTCCCGGGAA
This window encodes:
- the tuf gene encoding elongation factor Tu, which encodes MSKEKFERTKPHVNIGTIGHVDHGKTTLTAAITMVLAKEGKASATKYDEIDKAPEEKERGITINTAHVEYETENRHYAHVDCPGHADYVKNMITGAAQMDGAILVVSAADGPMPQTREHILLASRVGVQYIVVFLNKSDQVDDPELIELVEMEVRELLNEYGFPGDDVPIIVGSALKVIENPDDAEATKCIYELMEAVDTYIPTPERPIDKPFLMPIEDVFTITGRGTVATGRVESGVLKIGDEVEIVGLKEEKKKTVCTGVEMFRKLLDQAMAGDNIGALLRGIQREEIERGQVLSKPGSVKPHKKFVGQVYVLKKEEGGRHTPFFNGYRPQFYFRTTDVTGSISLPEGVEMVMPGDHIDMNVELITPVAMHEGLRFAIREGGRTVGSGVVTTVSE
- the rpsJ gene encoding 30S ribosomal protein S10; amino-acid sequence: MAKQKIRIRLKAFDHTILDQSSEKIVETAKSTGAKVAGPVPLPTEKDVVTILRAPHKYKDSREQFEIRTHKRLIDIISPSPKTVDALMRLDLPAGVDIEIKL
- the rplW gene encoding 50S ribosomal protein L23, yielding MKYTNYDIIRRPVITEKSMGAMNEKKYTFIVDIRANKSMIKRAVEDVFGVTVETVNTSRYKGKKKRVGVHIGKRPDYKKAVVKLTEESKTIEFFEGIQ
- the rplD gene encoding 50S ribosomal protein L4, yielding MPIVGLFNKEGQKITDFELSDKVFGVEVNQYVMHQVVVALLANRRQGTQSAKTRAEVSGGGIKPWRQKGTGRARQGSIRAPQWIHGGMVFAVKPRSYRISVPKSARRLAMKSALSSKVEENQIIVLENLEMDAPKTKDIIEILNAFETKKALIVTAESNQNVYKSARNIQGVSVIPVNNLNVYDLLKFEKLIITKDAVSKIEEVYA
- the rplC gene encoding 50S ribosomal protein L3; this encodes MKKAILGKKLGMTQIFNENGRVVPVTVIEAGPCVVVQKKTEEKDGYKSIQIGFGDIREKLVNKPLKGHFAKSEVSLKRFLKEFKVDNIGEYEIGQEIKADVFSEGDRIDVSGISKGKGFQGVIRRWNAQRGPMSHGSKFHRAVGSMGASSDPSRTFRNKKMPGHMGNKNTTVLNLQIAKVIPEKNIILIKGGVPGPNKSFVSIRDTVKA